The region CCGCCCGGATCCAGCGCTGGCCGGCTCGACCACGGCAACCACGCCAAACGACTGCGCAACCCGGGCGCTGCCGTGTTTTCGCTGTTCAGCGAGTTCCGGGGGCACGTGATCAAGCCAACGGCTCAACTGGCCGGAAGCCGCGTACCCTGGACCGGCAGCACCTGAGGTCAGAACGGGAAGCAGGGGAGTGCGGTGTTCTTAACAATCCTCGGTTGGATCGTGTTCGGCCTGATCGCCGGATTCATTGCCCGAGCCATCGTCCCGGGCAAGGACGACATCGGCCTGATCAGGACGATCCTGCTCGGCATCGCGGGTTCGGTGGTGGGCGGATTCCTGTTCGGTCTGTTCACGGTCGGCATCCGGACCTTCCAGCCGGCGGGCTGGATCGGCTCGATCATCGGCGCGGTGATCGTCCTGGTCGTCTACAACCAGATCACCGGCCGCAAGCGGCGCCTGCGCCGCTGACCACGGCCGTGAGCCCGCGGTTGTGCGCGGGGCCGTGAGTCATTTGGGCAGCCGTAGCTGCTCAAGAGACTCGCGGCCCCGTTCGCGTCTAGAGCATCAGGGCTTGCGGCCGACCCCGGCCATGCCGGTGAACCTCTCGGGGTGCTCGCCGACAT is a window of Saccharopolyspora phatthalungensis DNA encoding:
- a CDS encoding GlsB/YeaQ/YmgE family stress response membrane protein; this translates as MFLTILGWIVFGLIAGFIARAIVPGKDDIGLIRTILLGIAGSVVGGFLFGLFTVGIRTFQPAGWIGSIIGAVIVLVVYNQITGRKRRLRR